A genomic window from Lycium barbarum isolate Lr01 chromosome 4, ASM1917538v2, whole genome shotgun sequence includes:
- the LOC132637395 gene encoding 3-hydroxyisobutyryl-CoA hydrolase 1-like has product MLKNDLSCGLGASVHGRFRVATEKSVCAMPETAMGLIPDVGASYFYSRLPGFFGEYAGLTGARLDGAEMLACGLATHFAPSERLPFLEQALIEVNTSDPDVISAIISRFSNIPKLKAESPYHKMKIIDHCFARRTIEEIISSLENYEALNKKDEYWISSTIQSLKKASPTSLKISLRSLREGRLQGVGSCLIQEYRIACHVIRGEFSKDFFEGCRAILIDKDRNPKWEPSRLELITDDDVDLYFSKIDDEDWQDLKLPPRSNLPPYAIAKL; this is encoded by the exons ATGCTCAAGA ATGATCTGTCATGCGGACTTGGTGCTTCTGTACATGGTAGATTTCGGGTTGCAACAGAGAAGTCGGTTTGTGCTATGCCTGAAACAGCTATGGGACTCATTCCTGATGTAGGTGCTTCTTACTTTTATTCAAGGCTTCCAGGATTCTTCGGGGAATATGCTGGTCTTACCGGTGCAAGGTTAGATGGTGCTGAAATGCTTGCTTGTGGTCTAGCAACTCATTTTGCACCCTCGGAGAGGTTGCCATTTTTAGAACAAGCACTAATTGAAGTCAATACGAGTGATCCAGATGTTATTTCTGCCATCATTAGTCGCTTCTCTAACATACCAAAGCTGAAAGCAGAAAGTCCTTATCACAAGATGAAGATTATTGACCATTGCTTCGCTCGGAGAACAATCGAAGAAATCATATCTTCTCTTGAAAATTATGAGGCTTTGAACAAGAAGGATGAGTACTGGATCTCTTCAACCATCCAATCGCTGAAGAAAGCATCCCCAACAAGTCTTAAGATTTCATTGAGATCACTAAGAGAGGGGAGGCTGCAAGGTGTTGGTAGTTGCCTTATTCAAGAGTATAGGATAGCTTGTCATGTGATTAGGGGAGAATTCAGCAAAGATTTTTTCGAGGGATGCAGAGCCATACTCATTGACAAGGATAGAAATCCTAAGTGGGAGCCCTCCAGACTGGAACTAATTACAGATGATGATGTTGATCTttacttctccaagatagatgaTGAAGATTGGCAAGACCTAAAGCTGCCTCCAAGATCAAACTTGCCTCCATATGCAATTGCCAAACTTTAA
- the LOC132635839 gene encoding long chain base biosynthesis protein 1-like isoform X2 yields the protein MDPTVSILANVVRATSDWVRSVFEFQFARAVIFEVNIGGHLFVEGLLLVVILFLLSQKSYKPPKRPLTKTEIDELCDEWAPEPLSPSITDEMKREPPVLESAAGPHTIVNGKDVVNFTSANYLGLLGSQELLETCTTALEKYGVGSCGPRGFYGTIDVHLDCEARIAKFLGTPDSILYSYGLSTMFSAIPAFCKKGDVVVADEGVHWGIQNGLQLSRSTIIYFKHNNMESLRNTLEKVTQENKQAKKLRRYIVVEAVYQNSGKIAPLDELIKLTEKYRFRVLDESNSIGVLGSSGRGLTEHCKVSADKIDIITAAMGHALATEGGFCTGNARVIDHQRLSSSGYVFSASLPPYLASAAIKAIDIVEEKPELLVKLRQNIAMLTKGLSDINGLEIVNDPLSPIIFLTLKKSTGSSKGDLQLLEDRADDIICLGSSFRI from the exons ATGGATCCAACAGTGTCAATACTTGCAAATGTGGTGAGAGCTACATCTGATTGGGTGAGATCAGTCTTTGAGTTTCAATTTGCAAGAGCTGTGATATTTGAGGTCAACATTGGAG GACATCTATTTGTGGAAGGTCTTCTCCTGGTGGTCATCCTTTTCCTACTGTCTCAGAAGAGTTACAAACCACCCAAAAGACCATTGACAAAGACG GAAATTGATGAATTATGTGATGAATGGGCCCCGGAACCACTTAGCCCTTCCATCACTGATGAGATGAAACGTGAACCTCCAGTTTTAGAAAG TGCTGCAGGGCCTCATACTATAGTTAATGGGAAAGATGTAGTGAACTTTACTTCAGCAAATTACCTTGGATTATTAGGAAGCCAAGAATTACTA GAGACTTGTACTACTGCTCTAGAGAAGTATGGTGTAGGTTCTTGTGGTCCCCGGGGATTCTATGGCACAATTG ATGTCCACCTTGATTGTGAGGCTAGAATAGCAAAGTTTCTGGGAACTCCAGATTCCATACTATATTCTTATGGACTTTCTACGATGTTCAGTGCAATTCCAGCATTTTGCAAAAAGGGAGATGTTGTTGTTGC GGATGAAGGTGTCCACTGGGGAATTCAAAATGGCCTTCAGCTCTCTAGAAGTACCATCATATATTTTAAGCATAACAATATGGAGTCCTTACGAAATACTTTAGAGAAAGTTACCCAAGAAAATAAACAAGCTAAGAAGCTACGGCGCTATATCGTTGTTGAAGCTGTGTATCAG AATTCTGGCAAAATAGCTCCATTAGATGAATTAATTAAGCTGACGGAAAAATATCGATTCCGTGTGTTGGATGAGAGCAATTCCATTGGTGTGCTTGGCAGTTCTGGTAGAGGTCTAACTGAACATTGTAAAGTTTCG GCTGACAAGATAGATATAATAACTGCGGCAATGGGACATGCATTGGCCACAGAAGGTGGGTTTTGCACTGGGAATGCTAGAGTCATTGATCACCAG CGTCTCAGTAGTTCTGGTTATGTCTTCTCTGCTTCATTGCCTCCGTACTTAGCAAGTGCTGCGATTAAGGCTATTGATATCGTGGAAGAAAAACCTGAACTTCTTGTCAAACTGAGACAAAATATTGCTATGTTGACTAAAG GTCTATCAGATATAAATGGCTTAGAAATAGTCAATGATCCGCTTTCCCCCATTATATTCCTTACATTAAAGAAGTCCACTGGTTCTTCAAAGGGTGATCTACAATTGCTTGAAGATAGAGCTGACGAT ATTATTTGTCTCGGCAGCTCATTCAGAATCTGA
- the LOC132635839 gene encoding long chain base biosynthesis protein 1-like isoform X4 — MKREPPVLESAAGPHTIVNGKDVVNFTSANYLGLLGSQELLETCTTALEKYGVGSCGPRGFYGTIDVHLDCEARIAKFLGTPDSILYSYGLSTMFSAIPAFCKKGDVVVADEGVHWGIQNGLQLSRSTIIYFKHNNMESLRNTLEKVTQENKQAKKLRRYIVVEAVYQNSGKIAPLDELIKLTEKYRFRVLDESNSIGVLGSSGRGLTEHCKVSADKIDIITAAMGHALATEGGFCTGNARVIDHQRLSSSGYVFSASLPPYLASAAIKAIDIVEEKPELLVKLRQNIAMLTKGLSDINGLEIVNDPLSPIIFLTLKKSTGSSKGDLQLLEDRADDVLKEDSVFIVTSKRSTLDKSKLPVGIRLFVSAAHSESDLVKASKSLKRAAASLLPVHEL; from the exons ATGAAACGTGAACCTCCAGTTTTAGAAAG TGCTGCAGGGCCTCATACTATAGTTAATGGGAAAGATGTAGTGAACTTTACTTCAGCAAATTACCTTGGATTATTAGGAAGCCAAGAATTACTA GAGACTTGTACTACTGCTCTAGAGAAGTATGGTGTAGGTTCTTGTGGTCCCCGGGGATTCTATGGCACAATTG ATGTCCACCTTGATTGTGAGGCTAGAATAGCAAAGTTTCTGGGAACTCCAGATTCCATACTATATTCTTATGGACTTTCTACGATGTTCAGTGCAATTCCAGCATTTTGCAAAAAGGGAGATGTTGTTGTTGC GGATGAAGGTGTCCACTGGGGAATTCAAAATGGCCTTCAGCTCTCTAGAAGTACCATCATATATTTTAAGCATAACAATATGGAGTCCTTACGAAATACTTTAGAGAAAGTTACCCAAGAAAATAAACAAGCTAAGAAGCTACGGCGCTATATCGTTGTTGAAGCTGTGTATCAG AATTCTGGCAAAATAGCTCCATTAGATGAATTAATTAAGCTGACGGAAAAATATCGATTCCGTGTGTTGGATGAGAGCAATTCCATTGGTGTGCTTGGCAGTTCTGGTAGAGGTCTAACTGAACATTGTAAAGTTTCG GCTGACAAGATAGATATAATAACTGCGGCAATGGGACATGCATTGGCCACAGAAGGTGGGTTTTGCACTGGGAATGCTAGAGTCATTGATCACCAG CGTCTCAGTAGTTCTGGTTATGTCTTCTCTGCTTCATTGCCTCCGTACTTAGCAAGTGCTGCGATTAAGGCTATTGATATCGTGGAAGAAAAACCTGAACTTCTTGTCAAACTGAGACAAAATATTGCTATGTTGACTAAAG GTCTATCAGATATAAATGGCTTAGAAATAGTCAATGATCCGCTTTCCCCCATTATATTCCTTACATTAAAGAAGTCCACTGGTTCTTCAAAGGGTGATCTACAATTGCTTGAAGATAGAGCTGACGAT GTCTTGAAGGAAGATTCTGTGTTTATTGTGACTTCAAAGAGATCGACTCTTGATAAATCTAAGCTGCCTGTTGGAATTAGATTATTTGTCTCGGCAGCTCATTCAGAATCTGATCTGGTGAAAGCCAGCAAATCATTGAAAAGAGCAGCAGCATCACTATTGCCAGTTCATGAGCTATAG
- the LOC132635839 gene encoding long chain base biosynthesis protein 1-like isoform X1: MDPTVSILANVVRATSDWVRSVFEFQFARAVIFEVNIGGHLFVEGLLLVVILFLLSQKSYKPPKRPLTKTEIDELCDEWAPEPLSPSITDEMKREPPVLESAAGPHTIVNGKDVVNFTSANYLGLLGSQELLETCTTALEKYGVGSCGPRGFYGTIDVHLDCEARIAKFLGTPDSILYSYGLSTMFSAIPAFCKKGDVVVADEGVHWGIQNGLQLSRSTIIYFKHNNMESLRNTLEKVTQENKQAKKLRRYIVVEAVYQNSGKIAPLDELIKLTEKYRFRVLDESNSIGVLGSSGRGLTEHCKVSADKIDIITAAMGHALATEGGFCTGNARVIDHQRLSSSGYVFSASLPPYLASAAIKAIDIVEEKPELLVKLRQNIAMLTKGLSDINGLEIVNDPLSPIIFLTLKKSTGSSKGDLQLLEDRADDVLKEDSVFIVTSKRSTLDKSKLPVGIRLFVSAAHSESDLVKASKSLKRAAASLLPVHEL; encoded by the exons ATGGATCCAACAGTGTCAATACTTGCAAATGTGGTGAGAGCTACATCTGATTGGGTGAGATCAGTCTTTGAGTTTCAATTTGCAAGAGCTGTGATATTTGAGGTCAACATTGGAG GACATCTATTTGTGGAAGGTCTTCTCCTGGTGGTCATCCTTTTCCTACTGTCTCAGAAGAGTTACAAACCACCCAAAAGACCATTGACAAAGACG GAAATTGATGAATTATGTGATGAATGGGCCCCGGAACCACTTAGCCCTTCCATCACTGATGAGATGAAACGTGAACCTCCAGTTTTAGAAAG TGCTGCAGGGCCTCATACTATAGTTAATGGGAAAGATGTAGTGAACTTTACTTCAGCAAATTACCTTGGATTATTAGGAAGCCAAGAATTACTA GAGACTTGTACTACTGCTCTAGAGAAGTATGGTGTAGGTTCTTGTGGTCCCCGGGGATTCTATGGCACAATTG ATGTCCACCTTGATTGTGAGGCTAGAATAGCAAAGTTTCTGGGAACTCCAGATTCCATACTATATTCTTATGGACTTTCTACGATGTTCAGTGCAATTCCAGCATTTTGCAAAAAGGGAGATGTTGTTGTTGC GGATGAAGGTGTCCACTGGGGAATTCAAAATGGCCTTCAGCTCTCTAGAAGTACCATCATATATTTTAAGCATAACAATATGGAGTCCTTACGAAATACTTTAGAGAAAGTTACCCAAGAAAATAAACAAGCTAAGAAGCTACGGCGCTATATCGTTGTTGAAGCTGTGTATCAG AATTCTGGCAAAATAGCTCCATTAGATGAATTAATTAAGCTGACGGAAAAATATCGATTCCGTGTGTTGGATGAGAGCAATTCCATTGGTGTGCTTGGCAGTTCTGGTAGAGGTCTAACTGAACATTGTAAAGTTTCG GCTGACAAGATAGATATAATAACTGCGGCAATGGGACATGCATTGGCCACAGAAGGTGGGTTTTGCACTGGGAATGCTAGAGTCATTGATCACCAG CGTCTCAGTAGTTCTGGTTATGTCTTCTCTGCTTCATTGCCTCCGTACTTAGCAAGTGCTGCGATTAAGGCTATTGATATCGTGGAAGAAAAACCTGAACTTCTTGTCAAACTGAGACAAAATATTGCTATGTTGACTAAAG GTCTATCAGATATAAATGGCTTAGAAATAGTCAATGATCCGCTTTCCCCCATTATATTCCTTACATTAAAGAAGTCCACTGGTTCTTCAAAGGGTGATCTACAATTGCTTGAAGATAGAGCTGACGAT GTCTTGAAGGAAGATTCTGTGTTTATTGTGACTTCAAAGAGATCGACTCTTGATAAATCTAAGCTGCCTGTTGGAATTAGATTATTTGTCTCGGCAGCTCATTCAGAATCTGATCTGGTGAAAGCCAGCAAATCATTGAAAAGAGCAGCAGCATCACTATTGCCAGTTCATGAGCTATAG
- the LOC132635839 gene encoding long chain base biosynthesis protein 1-like isoform X3, whose protein sequence is MDPTVSILANVVRATSDWVRSVFEFQFARAVIFEVNIGGHLFVEGLLLVVILFLLSQKSYKPPKRPLTKTEIDELCDEWAPEPLSPSITDEMKREPPVLESAAGPHTIVNGKDVVNFTSANYLGLLGSQELLETCTTALEKYGVGSCGPRGFYGTIDVHLDCEARIAKFLGTPDSILYSYGLSTMFSAIPAFCKKGDVVVADEGVHWGIQNGLQLSRSTIIYFKHNNMESLRNTLEKVTQENKQAKKLRRYIVVEAVYQNSGKIAPLDELIKLTEKYRFRVLDESNSIGVLGSSGRGLTEHCKVSADKIDIITAAMGHALATEGGFCTGNARVIDHQRLSSSGYVFSASLPPYLASAAIKAIDIVEEKPELLVKLRQNIAMLTKGLSDINGLEIVNDPLSPIIFLTLKKSTGSSKGLEGRFCVYCDFKEIDS, encoded by the exons ATGGATCCAACAGTGTCAATACTTGCAAATGTGGTGAGAGCTACATCTGATTGGGTGAGATCAGTCTTTGAGTTTCAATTTGCAAGAGCTGTGATATTTGAGGTCAACATTGGAG GACATCTATTTGTGGAAGGTCTTCTCCTGGTGGTCATCCTTTTCCTACTGTCTCAGAAGAGTTACAAACCACCCAAAAGACCATTGACAAAGACG GAAATTGATGAATTATGTGATGAATGGGCCCCGGAACCACTTAGCCCTTCCATCACTGATGAGATGAAACGTGAACCTCCAGTTTTAGAAAG TGCTGCAGGGCCTCATACTATAGTTAATGGGAAAGATGTAGTGAACTTTACTTCAGCAAATTACCTTGGATTATTAGGAAGCCAAGAATTACTA GAGACTTGTACTACTGCTCTAGAGAAGTATGGTGTAGGTTCTTGTGGTCCCCGGGGATTCTATGGCACAATTG ATGTCCACCTTGATTGTGAGGCTAGAATAGCAAAGTTTCTGGGAACTCCAGATTCCATACTATATTCTTATGGACTTTCTACGATGTTCAGTGCAATTCCAGCATTTTGCAAAAAGGGAGATGTTGTTGTTGC GGATGAAGGTGTCCACTGGGGAATTCAAAATGGCCTTCAGCTCTCTAGAAGTACCATCATATATTTTAAGCATAACAATATGGAGTCCTTACGAAATACTTTAGAGAAAGTTACCCAAGAAAATAAACAAGCTAAGAAGCTACGGCGCTATATCGTTGTTGAAGCTGTGTATCAG AATTCTGGCAAAATAGCTCCATTAGATGAATTAATTAAGCTGACGGAAAAATATCGATTCCGTGTGTTGGATGAGAGCAATTCCATTGGTGTGCTTGGCAGTTCTGGTAGAGGTCTAACTGAACATTGTAAAGTTTCG GCTGACAAGATAGATATAATAACTGCGGCAATGGGACATGCATTGGCCACAGAAGGTGGGTTTTGCACTGGGAATGCTAGAGTCATTGATCACCAG CGTCTCAGTAGTTCTGGTTATGTCTTCTCTGCTTCATTGCCTCCGTACTTAGCAAGTGCTGCGATTAAGGCTATTGATATCGTGGAAGAAAAACCTGAACTTCTTGTCAAACTGAGACAAAATATTGCTATGTTGACTAAAG GTCTATCAGATATAAATGGCTTAGAAATAGTCAATGATCCGCTTTCCCCCATTATATTCCTTACATTAAAGAAGTCCACTGGTTCTTCAAAGG GTCTTGAAGGAAGATTCTGTGTTTATTGTGACTTCAAAGAGATCGACTCTTGA